One Hevea brasiliensis isolate MT/VB/25A 57/8 chromosome 5, ASM3005281v1, whole genome shotgun sequence genomic region harbors:
- the LOC110670425 gene encoding mannan endo-1,4-beta-mannosidase 6, with amino-acid sequence MDSQWREKKLYPLLGIFLLVSLLYLNFNNNLSFPVLLWQPKMGFVSTNSTQFFIINGGGDQDLYSPLYVNGWNSYWLMEESVWTSSRSKVSKMLKRGSQMGLTVCRTWAFSDGHGPNGLQLSPGVFNERAFQGLDFVIVEARKHGIRLILSLVNNLNAFGGKDQYVRWAQEAGINVSSSDDSFFSNPTIKDYYKAYVKAILMRKNSMSGVRYSDEPAIFAWELMNEPRCASSSSAPFLQAWITEMAAFIKSLDKKHLVTVGVEGFYGLTTSNKTEVNPGKWAALLGSDFIQNSAVKNIDFASVHTYPDSWIPSSDLKAKANFLSLWVDSHISDGDFVLRKPVLFTEVGSTWHVNKKGVYDTDADVFLKMVYDRIYDSAKKRQAGAGALIWQLLVEGVEEYSDQFSLVPWHYPSTYKLIEEQSYRLRSVFAKSSKDGEINRRGP; translated from the exons ATGGACTCCCAATGGAGAGAGAAAAAGCTCTATCCTCTGTTAGGCATATTCTTGTTAGTCTCTCTTCTTTACTTGAACTTCAATAACAATCTCAGCTTCCCAGTCCTCCTATGGCAACCCAAGATGGGTTTTGTCTCTACCAATTCCACACAATTCTTCATCATCAATGGTGGTGGTGATCAGGATCTATATTCGCCGCTGTATGTTAATGGATGGAACTCCTATTGGTTAATGGAAGAAAGTGTGTGGACCTCTTCAAGATCCAAGGTATCCAAGATGCTTAAGAGAGGATCCCAAATGGGGTTGACTGTCTGCAGGACTTGGGCTTTCAGTGATGGCCATGGTCCTAATGGTTTGCAGCTCTCTCCTGGTGTCTTCAACGAGAGGGCCTTTCAG GGGTTAGACTTTGTGATAGTTGAGGCAAGGAAGCATGGCATAAGGTTAATCCTCAGTCTAGTGAATAATTTGAACGCGTTTGGTGGAAAAGATCAGTACGTGAGGTGGGCACAAGAAGCTGGGATTAATGTCTCTTCATCAGATGATTCATTCTTTTCAAACCCAACCATTAAAGATTACTATAAGGCCTATGTCAAG GCTATTTTGATGAGAAAGAACTCTATGAGTGGAGTTAGATATTCTGATGAACCAGCAATTTTTGCTTGGGAGCTCATGAATGAACCTCGTTGTGCATCTAGTTCATCAGCTCCTTTTCTTCAG GCATGGATAACTGAGATGGCTGCTTTTATCAAAAGTTTGGACAAAAAACACCTAGTGACTGTTGGAGTAGAGGGATTTTATGGCCTGACCACAAGTAACAAAACAGAAGTGAATCCTGGGAAATGGGCAGCCTTACTTGGATCGGACTTTATACAGAATTCGGCAGTCAAAAACATAGATTTTGCTTCAGTTCACACTTACCCAGATAGCTG GATCCCAAGTTCTGATTTGAAAGCAAAAGCAAATTTTCTTTCGCTTTGGGTGGACTCTCATATAAGCGATGGGGACTTTGTGCTGAGGAAACCTGTTCTTTTTACAGAAGTGGGCTCTACATGGCATGTAAATAAGAAGGGAGTatatgacactgatgcagatgtTTTCTTGAAAATGGTGTATGATAGAATTTATGATTCAGCAAAAAAGAGGCAGGCTGGTGCAGGAGCCTTAATTTGGCAGCTACTAGTTGAAGGAGTGGAGGAATACAGTGACCAGTTTTCCCTTGTGCCCTGGCATTATCCTTCCACCTATAAACTGATAGAAGAACAATCATATAGGCTACGAAGTGTTTTTGCCAAGAGCAGTAAAGATGGAGAGATTAACAGGAGAGGTCCTTGA